A stretch of the Dioscorea cayenensis subsp. rotundata cultivar TDr96_F1 chromosome 4, TDr96_F1_v2_PseudoChromosome.rev07_lg8_w22 25.fasta, whole genome shotgun sequence genome encodes the following:
- the LOC120258208 gene encoding omega-hydroxypalmitate O-feruloyl transferase-like: MGSLSLQEQTLVHDLKVTILSSTKLYPSEKQERRSMFLSNIDQVLDFNVHTVHFFKKNTKFSIENVVEKLKLALEKLLVAYDFLAGRLTFNNGEGRLEIDCNGEGVRFIVGSSELCLEDLGELDYPNPAFKQLAAEQAFDDCVEEKLDQPLCVFQVTSFKCGGFAMGVCNNHCTFDGISFQTFLINLAAIAAGKPLAVPPCNDRHLLAARSPPTVKFPHPELIKLQPSSNPNSSMITCTNTNLKLNHKLFHLTSKDISTLKQKAQGCKYTITSFNVMAAHLWRCKALVSNTMKLSTDETSMLFAVNLRPRLKPPLPQSYTGNAVLSAWCSTTNKALKEGSFKEVVEVVCEGGRRMDDEYARSVIDWGELYKGFPKGDVFVSSWWKLGFEEVVYPWGKPVYSCPVVVPSQDITVVFPAIGGVDEGVNVLVALPCELMDHYSTLFYEFLH, translated from the exons ATGGGATCCTTATCACTCCAAGAACAAACCCTTGTGCATGACCTCAAGGTCACCATTCTAAGCTCCACAAAACTCTACCCTTCagagaaacaagaaagaagGTCCATGTTCCTCTCAAACATAGACCAAGTCCTAGACTTCAACGTTCATACAGTTCATTTcttcaagaaaaatacaaaattttcgATCGAAAATGTCGTCGAAAAGCTCAAGTTGGCCTTAGAAAAATTGTTAGTAGCTTATGATTTTTTGGCAGGTAGATTAACTTTTAACAATGGTGAAGGAAGGTTGGAGATTGATTGTAATGGTGAAGGTGTGAGATTTATAGTTGGTTCAAGTGAGCTTtgtcttgaagatcttggtgagCTTGATTACCCAAATCCGGCTTTTAAACAACTTGCAGCGGAGCAAGCGTTTGATGATTGTGTTGAGGAGAAGTTAGACCAACCTCTCTGTGTTTTTCAG GTGACATCCTTCAAATGTGGAGGCTTTGCAATGGGAGTATGCAACAACCATTGCACATTCGATGGAATAAGTTTCCAAACATTCTTGATAAACCTCGCCGCCATCGCCGCCGGCAAGCCTCTCGCCGTGCCGCCATGCAACGACCGCCATCTCCTCGCCGCCCGTTCTCCTCCCACCGTCAAATTCCCCCACCCTGAACTCATTAAACTCCAACCCTCCTCTAACCCCAACTCTTCCATGATCACATGCACCAACACGAACCTCAAGCTCAATCACAAGCTCTTCCACTTAACCTCAAAAGACATATCTACCCTCAAACAAAAAGCTCAAGGTTGCAAATACACCATCACTAGCTTCAATGTAATGGCAGCTCATCTATGGAGATGCAAAGCATTAGTATCAAATACAATGAAGCTCAGTACTGATGAAACAAGCATGCTTTTTGCTGTAAATCTCCGGCCAAGGCTGAAGCCACCTTTGCCACAGTCTTACACTGGCAATGCAGTGTTAAGTGCTTGGTGTTCAACCACAAACAAAGCATTGAAAGAAGGGAGTTTTAAAGAAGTGGTTGAAGTGGTGTGTGAAGGAGGAAGGAGAATGGATGATGAGTATGCAAGGTCAGTGATAGATTGGGGGGAGTTGTATAAAGGGTTTCCAAAAGGAGATGTGTTTGTGTCTTCATGGTGGAAATTAGGGTTTGaggaagtggtttatccatggGGGAAGCCTGTTTATAGTTGCCCTGTGGTTGTGCCAAGCCAGGATATTACTGTGGTTTTTCCTGCCATTGGAGGGGTTGATGAAGGTGTTAATGTTTTGGTTGCTCTTCCTTGTGAGCTCATGGATCACTATTCCACTCTCTTTTATGAGTTCCTtcactaa